A part of Aegilops tauschii subsp. strangulata cultivar AL8/78 chromosome 2, Aet v6.0, whole genome shotgun sequence genomic DNA contains:
- the LOC109754209 gene encoding uncharacterized protein produces MLIVCASHPAPSVHSEFLSGWLSLNSSRMPYHLSSTGRNFRKQNRHQLAITFAKSSSLEDLVASVKPSRLLPTVEPKTFPNSVPDEILSKLILEESDAFYILELCTSRELSSSLLDKNSAILICLIDVDSDSLLERVPAIYGDQPSHGTKASQFLPFQSGAVDIITFKGPKLQTIKEIWIGLESGSWRLDGLSLKVIHGALNTPKDLEGTLELKFSGLQFTFDKLGVLLAEDGASVVEARPTAVTDLSGISISDLQEGQLSSAKTTSSIKELKEDGLREYADLKQSLLLYDISIVITGFSAFTLASNDGAAYSFLVGGIGGLLYLLLLQRSVDGLPAISSPSEASSSEPTMNFSGVRRPWLILSIVMVAGAVALKYGAGGDNFELTPTELFVGTAGFLANKVAVLLAAFKPLQSNLESDDGSVD; encoded by the exons ATGTTGATCGTTTGTGCTAGCCACCCGGCTCCTTCGGTTCATTCCGAGTTTCTTTCTGGATGGCTATCACTCAACAGTTCCAGAATGCCTTACCATTTGAGCTCAACTGGAAGGAACTTCAGAAAGCAAAACAGACATCAGCTAGCGATTACCTTTGCAAAAAGTTCTTCATTGGAAG ATTTAGTCGCCTCTGTAAAGCCATCTCGTCTTCTGCCAACAGTGGAACCAAAAACATTTCCCAATAGTGTCCCTGATGAGATACTATCAAAACtcatattggaagagtctgatgCCTTTTACATACTAGAGCTGTGCACAAGTAGAGAACTTAGTTCCTCTCTGCTAGATAAGAACTCTGCAATCTTAATCTGCTTAATCGATGTTGACAGTGACTCCTTGCTAGAAAGAGTACCAGCAATCTATGGGGACCAACCTTCACATGGCACCAAGGCATCACAATTCCTTCCCTTTCAAAGTGGTGCAGTTGATATAATCACCTTTAAAGGTCCCAAATTGCAGACAATCAAAGAAATCTGGATCGGCCTTGAATCAG GTTCGTGGAGATTAGATGGTTTAAGTCTGAAAGTGATCCATGGAGCACTGAACACACCTAAAGATCTTGAGGGAACACTTGAGCTCAAGTTCAGCGGTTTACAGTTCACTTTCGACAAGCTCGGTGTGCTGCTTGCTGAGGATGGAGCTTCAGTTGTGGAAGCaag gCCTACTGCTGTCACTGACCTGTCAGGAATTAGCATTTCTGATCTTCAAGAGGGGCAGCTATCCTCAGCAAAGACAACCTCAAGCATTAAGGAATTGAAGGAAGATGGACTGAGGGAGTATGCTGATCTCAAGCAATCCTTGCTGCTTTACGACATATCTATTGTTATAACAGGTTTCTCTGCCTTCACTCTGGCTTCGAATGATGGAGCTGCCTACTCGTTCCTCGTCGGTGGGATTGGAGGGTTGCTGTATCTATTGCTGCTCCAAAGATCTGTGGACGGGTTACCGGCAATTAGTTCTCCTTCAGAAGCGAGCAGTTCAGAGCCCACTATGAACTTCAGCGGCGTAAGAAGGCCATGGTTGATATTGTCGATTGTAATGGTTGCTGGGGCTGTTGCACTGAAGTACGGTGCTGGTGGTGACAACTTCGAGCTGACTCCGACTGAGCTATTTGTTGGCACTGCAGGGTTCCTGGCGAACAAGGTTGCTGTTCTTCTAGCAGCATTCAAACCCTTGCAAAGTAATTTGGAGAGCGACGATGGATCTGTGGACTGA